One genomic window of Angustibacter sp. Root456 includes the following:
- a CDS encoding SigE family RNA polymerase sigma factor, which translates to MGQTDVGTSFEAFVGERGPALLRLAWLLCADADAAEDLVQEALVKVLPRWRRIVAGGAPEPYVRSVIRTTFIDGWRRRRLREVLVDDDVHFGDERAAVDPAGDAAVRLTVQAALMRLTARQRAVLVLRFYEDLTEAAAARELGCSVSTVKSQTRHAIARLRVLAPELADLFDHPQPEEVR; encoded by the coding sequence GTGGGCCAGACGGACGTGGGCACGTCGTTCGAGGCGTTCGTGGGCGAACGGGGCCCGGCGCTGCTGCGGCTCGCGTGGCTGCTGTGCGCCGACGCGGACGCCGCCGAGGACCTGGTGCAGGAGGCGTTGGTGAAGGTGCTGCCGCGCTGGCGGCGCATCGTCGCCGGTGGCGCACCCGAGCCGTACGTGCGCTCGGTGATCCGCACGACGTTCATCGACGGCTGGCGGCGCCGCAGGCTGCGCGAGGTGCTGGTGGACGACGACGTCCACTTCGGCGACGAGCGCGCCGCCGTCGACCCGGCCGGCGACGCGGCGGTGCGGCTCACCGTGCAGGCAGCCCTCATGCGGCTCACCGCCCGCCAGCGGGCCGTGCTCGTCCTGCGGTTCTACGAGGACCTCACCGAGGCTGCGGCGGCCCGCGAGCTCGGCTGCTCGGTGTCGACGGTGAAGTCGCAGACCCGTCACGCCATCGCCCGCCTGCGGGTGCTGGCGCCTGAGCTCGCCGACCTGTTCGACCACCCCCAACCCGAGGAGGTCCGATGA